Below is a window of Paramagnetospirillum magneticum AMB-1 DNA.
CAGTTCGGTGATCTCGCGCACCTGCTCGCGCAGATGTCCCGCCATGGCCGAGATCATGGCGATGGCCACTTCGAAATGGGTCTCCAGGTAGGCCATCAGCGTGCCGGCCGGCAGGGCCAGCAGCGTCACCGGCCCACTGGCGCGGGCCGTCGCCCCGTGGGGCGTTCCGGTCAACACCGCCTCTTCCCCCGCCGTGTCGCCAGCGCACAGGCGAAGCTGGGGCGAGGTGGCGCAGGGATCGATCGCGATCTCGCCGTCCAGGACGAGAAACAGGAATTCGGCGAGGGAGTCCTCGGCGAAGACCACGGCGCCATCGGCCAATTCGAGAATCCGGTGATCCTCCAGCAGGGCCGCCGCGTCCGCAGCGGAGACCGCCGAGAACAGCCGGCTTCGCCTCAGCACGCTAAGGGTATCGGATTGCATCTTCCCTCCCGCTGCCCGGGGTCTTCAGCGATCCCGTCCCCAGGCACCGATTATCATCTCTCTAGATTGCATGCGGCGACTTGATCTTGGTTAAGGGTGCCGTCCCAATGGTCTGAGGCGGGGCTGATGATAATAGACTAAAGTCTAGGTTGATGCCGGCCAGTCCCTGCAAAGCCAAGGTAAATTGATCAAAATCACGTCGGCCCCCGTGGCCAGTGATTACAGTCCGTCACATTCCGGGGCTCGCGCAGGCCATCCGGAGGGCACCCGCTCCGGCGGGAAGGAGCATAGCGCGGGCCAGACCGGAAGTGTGTCCGGGACGCTGGCATACGCGAAAATACTGCCCTGCGCCCCGATCAATCATTGCCCAAGGTCAAGTCGGGCGCCGATGCCCCATGGTATTCGGTGAGGCTTGGAGGCGGGCAACTCGGGTACGCTGGGGAGCGCAATGGCTACTGAATCCTTGCTCGGAAAACTGCTGAGGATGAAAATCCTGGGTGCGTCTTTATTTGGCGCCGCCGTGATTTTCGTCGGCGGCATCATGTTCTGGGGCGCCTTCAACACGGCGATGGAAGCCACCAACACGCTTGGCTTCTGTATCAACTGCCATGAGATGAAGGACAACGTCTATCAG
It encodes the following:
- a CDS encoding Crp/Fnr family transcriptional regulator — its product is MQSDTLSVLRRSRLFSAVSAADAAALLEDHRILELADGAVVFAEDSLAEFLFLVLDGEIAIDPCATSPQLRLCAGDTAGEEAVLTGTPHGATARASGPVTLLALPAGTLMAYLETHFEVAIAMISAMAGHLREQVREITELKMQSTAERLASYLLALAGEATGRAVVRLPFEKRHLADHLGMDPATLSRAFAKLRDKGVVASRTDKVEIADVAELRIYGDCAAFTA